Sequence from the Maribacter aquivivus genome:
ATTACAAATTGGATAACCGTCTTGGAAACATTACCTAAACGTTTGTCAAATCTTGTAAAGAGTTTTTCTGAAGAGCAGCTAAATACACCTTACCGAGAAGGCGGATGGACCGTTAGGCAAGTAATACACCATATGGCAGATAGTCATCACCATAGTTATACTCGTTTTAAATGGGCATTGACAGAGAATAGACCGCTCATAAAAGTTTATGAAGAAAAATTGTGGAGCGAACTTATAGATGCCAAAACAGCGCCAATTTCTTTATCACTTTCTTATTTAACGGCATTACATGCTAAACTGGTCTATTTATTAAATCGTCTTGAATCTGCAGATTTTGAGAAAAGTTATATTCACCCAGAAGGTAGTGTCAATGTTTCTGTAGCAGAGAATATTGGTAAATATGCATGGCATAG
This genomic interval carries:
- a CDS encoding YfiT family bacillithiol transferase; translated protein: MEELEKLKYPIGLFECPENISKDDITNWITVLETLPKRLSNLVKSFSEEQLNTPYREGGWTVRQVIHHMADSHHHSYTRFKWALTENRPLIKVYEEKLWSELIDAKTAPISLSLSYLTALHAKLVYLLNRLESADFEKSYIHPEGSVNVSVAENIGKYAWHSNHHFAHIENLALRKGW